The proteins below come from a single Conger conger chromosome 10, fConCon1.1, whole genome shotgun sequence genomic window:
- the LOC133139628 gene encoding olfactomedin-like protein 3A isoform X2 → MNGLTENLEKGHEALRSDAETVGTRVERLERELDYMETQNPAPPCVDMDKNLMEQEIMTAKEKPKAEYKLSDCRDMISRIKAMKIVKKAGGLKGVWFKDTSVSGKVYVFNGTSKDVLYEFGSARDLAASVGLSRGRPIHLPFPWSGMGHTIYNGYAYYVTEGAVFQLIKYDLQNGSVVDSAVFSADDQVPVYGLSPETYIDLSADGGVLWALFATRDTERTISLAKMDPDTLEVEQMWDTPCPRENAEAGFVICGTVYVVYNTKLASRSRVQCVFDVDGLVTSDEAPLIYFPKRYSTHSSLKYSPLEKMIYAWDDGYQILYKMVMKKKLEV, encoded by the exons TGGAGCGCGAGCTGGACTACATGGAGACCCAGAACCCAGCACCGCCCTGCGTGGACATGGACAAGAACCTGATGGAGCAGGAGATTATGACTGCAAAGGAAAAACCCAAGGCTGAATACAAGCTTTCAG ATTGCAGAGACATGATCTCCAGAATTAAAGCCATGAAGATTGTGAAGAAGGCAGGCGGCCTGAAAGGAGTGTGGTTCAAAGACACTAGTGTGTCGGGGAAGGTCTACGTCTTCAATGGCACCAGCAAGGACGTGCTGTATGAGTTTGGCTCCGCACGGGACCTGGCGGCCTCCGTGGGGCTGTCCCGCGGCAGGCCAATCCACCTCCCGTTCCCCTGGAGCGGGATGGGCCACACCATTTACAACGGCTATGCCTACTACGTGACGGAAGGGGCAGTGTTCCAGCTGATCAAGTACGACCTGCAGAACGGGTCCGTGGTGGACAGCGCTGTGTTCTCGGCCGACGACCAG GTGCCTGTGTACGGACTCTCTCCGGAGACCTACATCGACCTGTCGGCAGACGGGGGGGTGCTGTGGGCGCTCTTTGCAACGCGGGACACCGAGCGCACCATCAGTCTGGCGAAGATGGACCCCGATACCCTGGAGGTGGAGCAGATGTGGGACACGCCCTGTCCGAGAGAGAACGCAGAGGCGGGCTTTGTCATCTGCGGCACGGTGTACGTGGTCTACAACACCAAGCTGGCCAGCCGCTCACGCGTGCAGTGCGTCTTCGACGTCGACGGCCTGGTGACCAGCGACGAGGCCCCGCTGATCTACTTCCCCAAACGATACAGCACCCACTCCAGCCTCAAGTACAGCCCCCTGGAGAAGATGATCTACGCCTGGGATGATGGCTACCAGATTCTTTACAAAATGGTCATGAAGAAGAAGCTGGAAGTGTGA
- the syt6a gene encoding synaptotagmin-6, with the protein MNPAGKENDMFCQRAVALIVDLCLQNSHFLDSDTCQDYLLLLRNPSPGPKETDLSFSFLLAVLALCGLGLLGFCVFASWKLCWVPWRRKALSSSSAPLAPAASPEGGGDDRPPSQPACGPDVMAAEKAKDPLASVSFLEAAVKISHTSPDIPAEVQLSMRDHFLRRTQRMQRQTTEPASSTRHSSFKRHLPRQMQVSSLDLGNDYVDVDADLDEQPTSIGRIKPDLYKQKTLETEEVPENGGKTCGKINFSLKYDYENEALIVNILKAFDLPAKDFCGSSDPYVKIYLLPDRKRKFQTRVHRKTLNPTFNESFQFPATYDELATSKLHLSVFDFDRFSRHDMIGEVILDNLFEMSDLSRETSIWKDIQYATTESVDLGEIMFSLCYLPTAGRLTLTVIRCRNLKAMDITGYSDPYVKVSLICDGRRLKKKKTTIKKNTLNPTYNEAIIFDIPPESMDQVSLLISVMDYDMVGHNEIIGVNRVGCSAEGLGRDHWNEMLAYPRKPIAHWHPLLEPRKSEKEWKGRTASFDSQGSCPSPKPPSSP; encoded by the exons ACTTGTCTTTCAGCTTCCTCCTTGCTGTGCTAGCGCTGTGCGGTCTTGGCTTGCTGGGGTTCTGCGTCTTCGCCTCCTGGAAGCTGTGCTGGGTGCCCTGGCGCCGCAAGGCCCTGTCCTCTAGCTCGgcccccctcgcccccgccGCGTCCCCCGAAGGGGGCGGAGACGACCGGCCGCCCTCGCAGCCCGCCTGCGGCCCCGACGTCATGGCGGCCGAGAAGGCCAAGGACCCGCTGGCCTCCGTCAGCTTCCTGGAGGCGGCGGTGAAGATCAGCCACACCTCGCCCGACATCCCTGCCGAGGTGCAGCTCTCCATGCGAGACCACTTCCTGCGCCGCACCCAGCGCATGCAGCGCCAGACCACCGAGCCCGCCTCCTCCACCAG GCACAGCTCTTTTAAGAGACACCTGCCCAGGCAGATGCAGGTGTCCAGCCTGGACCTGGGTAACGACTACGTGGATGTAGACGCAGACCTGGACGAGCAGCCCACCAGCATCGGCCGCATCAAGCCCGACCTCTACAAGCAGAAGACGCTGGAAACGGAGGAGGTGCCTGAGAACGGCGGCAAGACGTGCGGCAAGATCAACTTCTCGCTCAAGTACGACTACGAGAACGAGGCCCTCATCGTCAACATCCTCAAGGCCTTTGACCTGCCCGCCAAGGACTTCTGCGGCAGCTCCGACCCCTACGTCAAGATCTACCTGCTCCCCGACCGCAAGCGCAAGTTCCAGACGCGCGTCCACCGCAAGACCCTCAACCCCACCTTCAACGAGTCCTTCCAGTTCCCCGCCACCTACGACGAGCTCGCCACCAGCAAGCTCCACCTCAGCGTCTTCGACTTTGACCGCTTCTCCAGGCACGACATGATCGGCGAGGTGATACTGGACAATCTGTTCGAGATGTCGGACCTCTCTAGGGAGACGTCGATCTGGAAGGACATACAGTACGCGACCACC GAGAGTGTAGACCTGGGGGAAATTATGTTCTCACTCTGCTACCTGCCCACGGCTGGGAGACTCACCCTCACTGTCATCAGGTGCAGGAACCTCAAAGCCATGGACATCACAGGATACTCAG ACCCCTATGTGAAAGTGTCCCTCATATGTGATGGAAGGCGCttgaaaaagaagaagacaaCCATCAAGAAAAACACTCTGAACCCCACCTACAACGAGGCCATCATATTCGACATTCCTCCAGAGAGCATGGACCAAGTCAGCCTCCTCATATCCGTCATGGACTACGACAT GGTCGGACACAATGAGATCATCGGGGTGAACCGTGTTGGGTGCAGTGCAGAAGGGCTTGGTAGGGACCACTGGAATGAAATGTTGGCTTACCCCCGCAAGCCAATTGCTCACTggcaccccctgctggagcccagGAAGTCTGAAAAAGAG TGGAAAGGACGCACTGCCAGCTTCGACAGCCAAGGGTCCTGCCCTTCCCCCAAACCTCCCAGCAGCCCCTGA